The following proteins come from a genomic window of Microbacterium sulfonylureivorans:
- the kynA gene encoding tryptophan 2,3-dioxygenase: MSEGVERNTRAIEGTVVTDFADRMSYGGYLDLGTLLAAQRPLSDPEHHDELLFIIQHQTTELWLKLVLHELSAACRLLREDQLAPALKCIARVKHIQKTLTEQWSVLATLTPAEYAQFRGVLGNASGFQSAQYRAVEFTLGNKNAAMMRVFEADPTAQELVRSALEAPSLYDEFLRMLARSGYPIPEAILERDVTEAWTFAPELVPLFADIYADPQSHWAAYETCEELVDLEDNFQLWRFRHLKTVERIIGFKTGTGGSSGVPFLQRALQLTFFPELFAVRTEIGR, encoded by the coding sequence GAGGGCACGGTCGTCACCGACTTCGCCGATCGCATGAGCTACGGGGGCTATCTCGACCTCGGCACCCTGCTGGCGGCCCAGCGACCGCTGAGCGATCCCGAGCATCACGACGAGCTGCTGTTCATCATCCAGCACCAGACCACGGAGCTGTGGCTGAAGCTGGTGCTGCACGAGCTGTCCGCCGCCTGCCGGCTCCTGCGCGAAGACCAGCTCGCCCCCGCGCTCAAGTGCATCGCCCGCGTCAAGCACATCCAGAAGACGCTGACCGAGCAGTGGTCCGTCCTCGCGACGCTGACCCCCGCCGAGTACGCGCAGTTCCGCGGCGTGCTGGGCAACGCCAGCGGGTTCCAGTCGGCGCAGTACCGCGCGGTCGAGTTCACCCTCGGCAACAAGAATGCCGCGATGATGCGCGTGTTCGAGGCCGACCCGACGGCGCAGGAGCTGGTGCGGTCGGCACTCGAGGCGCCGAGCCTCTACGACGAATTCCTGCGGATGCTGGCGCGCTCGGGATATCCGATCCCCGAGGCGATCCTCGAGCGCGACGTCACCGAGGCATGGACGTTCGCCCCCGAGCTGGTGCCGCTGTTCGCCGACATCTACGCCGACCCGCAGTCGCACTGGGCGGCGTACGAGACCTGCGAGGAGCTCGTCGACCTGGAGGACAACTTCCAGCTGTGGCGCTTCCGCCATCTCAAGACGGTCGAGCGGATCATCGGGTTCAAGACCGGCACGGGCGGCTCCAGCGGCGTGCCCTTCCTGCAGCGGGCGCTGCAGCTCACGTTCTTCCCCGAGCTGTTCGCCGTCAGGACCGAGATCGGGCGCTGA